From Branchiostoma lanceolatum isolate klBraLanc5 chromosome 16, klBraLanc5.hap2, whole genome shotgun sequence:
CGGGCAGGCCTAGGTCGCTGATTCGGACAGTGAAATCGTGCAGGCCGCTGAGAAATGTGCCGGTGTACGTGGTATTAAGTAGGTAGAACACCTGCAGAATGGCTGTTCTGTGTCCATGGATGGAAGAAACGACACAAACCAAAGTGCTAACCTTCACGATACAATCTGATGCTGATAAGAAGGATTTGTTAGGCCACGTAAAATATCATACCTTTACCAATGGGCAGGGCAAAATGCACCGCGTTTATTTCCTTTAATCTCATTGGAGATTTCATTAATGTTGATGTTCCAGATACTCATGCCTGTATACAGTCGTCGAAAAAACCATCCCTTAAGACTTCAACCAAGAAGGCAAAAAGTTCATTTGTTTTGAAAGAACTTGCTATAGACGTTTTTTTATTTCGGATCGATCCAAGACTTAGATTGGACTTCAACAGGTTTTGACTCAACTGCGCTAGTGAGGCCAAATCTAACTATTGCAATTACAAACGTTGAAACTCATTTTAGATTCCGGTACAAATCCTCTAATCCTCCAAGTGCCGAGTCTTCTGAATAGTCTTAGGGCCGTACCACACTTGTgcgttgcgcattaacattgggggggaggggggcgtcaagtttgcggggaagagaTTGTTTCCTACTTTGACCCACAGTTGTTCagcctagttatcaaaccaaagaaatttaCTCTTCGTCTGCAAAcataacctaaaccaaaaacatgtcaatacgCAACTTGCGGACtagaatatacgcacaagtgtgagggggCTTTACACCGTAGATGACGAATGAGTTTAATCGTGACGCGACCCTGGCCCGGTTCTCCCGAGGCGACGCCGGAGGATGGCCAAGATCACTCCGACTTAAGATTCCGAACGGTCCCTCCGTATCTGAGGAATGGAATGCCGAGCTGATAACTGAACGAGTCTCGCGGGGCACCCCAGCTGACTAGAATGCCGCGAGAGTCAGCACAAAAactgctgtgcccttgggaaagacgccttacacgactttcctatagcctctctccacccaggtgtagaaatgggttaTTGTTCTCTTTACGTGGCATtgttgatataagttataacagcTTTGGTGCAGTGCAACGTCGTCCTTGCCAGGCCAATAGcagaatacattttcaaaaaaggagaaaatttataaaaaaagtttgtaAGGTTGTGAAAAGAATGTCATCTTCAGCTGGCAACGTTTGCAAGAGGTTAGATGACGTAAATAGGAAAATTTTGTAAAGCTAGGACTCAGACTGTGGATCTGTCTGTCGGAGTGCTGGACATAGTTCTGTATAGCCttgatgccagacccccaatctctatgaTATCCATCGTGTGGGTCTACGTTCTGTGAAGCTTTGCCATTTGGCGGTAGGTGAGCAGGCGGTGTCAATCCATCAGCTCCTCCCGGCACTTCAGTAAGGATGTTTAGAACTGTGCCGTACAACGACTGGTAGGGATTAGCAGTTATAGTCAGACGTGCCGGAGTGTAGATACGAGTGGCAGAGTTAGGCCCTGACAAGCTCCATAAACATTTAAGGTCGGCTGGGAGTTCTTCCAGCGTCTTTTTCCCTCCACATGATCTGTTGGAGTTCCCGAAATAGCTTCCCTGGCCTTTTTTAGtaccgaaaatcataacaaaCGTTTGACCAGTAGATTCTAAATCAAGAAAAATGCCACAGTCCGACGCGTGTTGTCTCTCTTTCGCTGCCAGTGTGCTCACCCGACCGCATCGTCCCCCTACCCGTGAACTTGACATTTGCAGGCACATGGGAGACCATGTGGGGGCCTCGCTGTTTAGAATGGATAGAAGCCACGTGTAGGGAAAGCGGGGTTTATGATAAATCATGGCGGACGGAGACAGGTTTGACAGGAGTTTGAACGCTCGCAGCGGGTCGGGACGGAAGCTGGGCCGGCCTCGCCTGGCACTCTGTCATAAAGGATGAAAACTTACATAACTGAACTACCAGGACATCGACCTACAACCTAGAGAGGGAAAATAAGTCAGAAATACTGTTTCTAACCCACAGTGAACCTACTGCGTACGtggaaaaattaaaaacaaagttCGCCACCGATGCGGTGcccttacacgactttcctcgctcAACACAGGTGTACAAATCGGTATATTGTTTTCTGTACGTTGCACGGTTAAACAaacgttatgaaaaacttgGGTGCAAtaccacgtcgtccttgtctgtcaaaaagcaaaGTAGAAATAAAAACACGGTGGAAGAAACCGCCGTCCGTGCGCTCCGGTTGGGCGCGTGCCACCAGGCTGCGCGTTAAGCGGTTTCACAGTCGAGTTGATCTCCCCGTGTTTCATGTCAAGCGTGATGTATAGATGCAAAGATCCACACTCATAACAACGTCTCCGAAATGTGTCACATTGGGACAAACGTGTTGAGTTTGATTATTTAGACCAAATTGTCCCCGCCAGCTCCCTTAACCTTGTAGCCAGTTATTATGACTTGAGTTAAGTCTTTAAGCACGTCTTGAGTATGTTTTTTTCGGAAACAACTAGATTTGAGATACtaactgctgttttttttttaagggaTTTGCATTGTAGTGTACTTCTCAAGTTGACGTGAGTCCTAGAAAAATGGTGCATAGATTACGCAACCCTTGTCTTATCGTCTTGGCGATAAACCTAAGACACGTAATACCAGGAAGATGTTAACTCCCGGCATGTCTTAAGATCTAACGCAAGACATAGCCAAGGTCACGACCGCTGCTTTATTCGCGTCTTAGGGATCCGGGAGATTTACTTCTACCTGTCCACCTTTAGACCCCGTCTGGGTTTAATGCCTTGTCTGGATCAGATCTAAGACTAAACGCAACTTGCTGCCGGGTTTCAGACTGCGGGCAGAACAAAAACGTACTGCGGGtaaagatatagatagatagctttaaacaacacttgcagttagatgtgcaaaagtaaggtgtgacaggttgtttggTGTGATCTAACCAGCTGCGTGTCTGCTTGAGCTGGTGTGTTCTAATATCACTAATGGTACTTCTGTTTTATAACCATGACGTGtgcttagcttgtaagagcaataaacgtacaataaagttcatttatttattcattcatcattcattcgTTTCTTCTTCTACCttattcctcccttgggagagcATCGAAGTTGACATATTTACATCCCTTCATTCATAATCGGTATTACACCACGTGCCTCACTAACACTTCTCTCCTCTCTCTGTGTTTCAGTTGACTTCATCTCGGAACAAGAGGCCAAGGACTACATGGGCGCCATGCCTCACATCCGGCGCCGCCGCGGCCTAGTGGAGGAGTGCTGCTACAACGTGTGCGACTACAGCCAACTGGAGAGCTACTGCAACCCGTACACCACCGCTCCTGCCACCGCCACGCCCGTCAGAACAGCTCCGCCCGAAGAgcaagcagaagaagaagaacaacaagACGAGGACGCCGCCCCTCTGGACGGCATGGTAGGCGACCAAGCTCCCCTCGGATCTATCGAGAACATAGAAAACTTGGTCTATCATTACGACAGGGACGACATCACGGTAGACGCGGCGAAAAAGGAGCCGAAGAAACTTAAGGAAATCCTCGGCTCCTTCGAAGATAAGAAGGCAAACCCCGTCTTTCCGTTCATCAGACAATCCAAGAACGTAAAACCGAACAAGGTAAGAACTGAAGCGTTTGTGAACAGCTTTACTGTAACGATATGTACAAGTATGAAAAAACTGAATGTACTGACTCAAAAACGATGGAGGGGAGGATGCATGGTTTAGGGCAGGACTCAAAATGAAAGGAAATCGTCTACCAGTTTCCTACTTACAGTTGCCAAATGTCTGACTACAAAAAAATGACTCAATTCCCAGTATAAAAACACCGTGTCAAAAATTATGCAGGGGAGGCCGGTTAGGGTAGgattcaaaatgaaagaaaattgtcCACAAGTTTCCTACTTAAATGTGCCGAGTTTTTGACTACAAAAGAAGTGACTCAATTCGCCCTGTTTATGTGTGTGATTTGGAACGTCTAGTACTGTGCAGGATTAGCAGTCTTGTTGAGAGCAGCCCGGTGTGACTGTAGAGTCTGTTTGTCCCATCAGTGCGGTGGCACGCTCCTCTAACGACCCTGCCAGCCAGTGTTTACTCTAGCCCGCGGCGTACCGAGCGGTTCTACATCTGTAGGGCACCATCAGGACATCTTAACACAAACTCAGCAGCAACGCTAACTCGTAACGCAGATCACAACCATGTCTTTATCGTGCTTAATCACCAGGACTTTAGCACGGGGTCAGACCGGATCTGATGATGATCTAAAAGTGATGAGGTCTGTTTTTTACAAACGTTGCCCTCTCGGCTCGGGGTTTGAGGAACTGGTAGAAGATCTTATCTAATACATCATCAGTATTGGAAAGAGATCTTTCAGCTATTACATTTTATCGCAAACTGCCCCTTTAATGATCAGGAAAGAATAGAGCTAtctaaagaagccaccaaaatttgtcacaattcccaaacgtttactgacgaaaagaaaactagaaccctgttagCCTCTCAAACCCCACTCATTGCTGAAAAAATGGGACTGCTTTCAGAAAAGATGTCAAACgcaaaaagcttagattgtattccgtagcagtatTTAGAATAGCCTTTTGTCACCATCGTTAACTTacactgtctgtatactttttctatccattgtttcatgttgcaattggggcaagaacttgcaagaTAAAATAAACTATAATTACAATAGACAGCTTCCATTGTAAGACATTTTTGTGTAGATCCTACTCGTATCCTGAGCTATATATATAATGAGtcgtttttttttccagtttccTGACTCATCCGCCCACCAATACCCGACTGACCTCGTCGAAGAAGGACCAACCAACGAGATTCCGGAATCGCCTTCCCAGAAGCCCACACTGGAGCGCCTCGGATACAAGGACAACCAAACGGACAAGAAAGAACCagcagaaaacaacaacaacaacaacaacagagccAGAGACAATAGAACCAAATCCTCCACAGTCGAACCACACACTGTGCCAGACTACATATCAAAACAGTACACACACAAACCCCTCATCACGTTGCCGCGGGGTACGCCCAGAAGAATAGAATCCCCTGGACAACTATCACTCAACTGAGCCGAGCGGAGTCAGTGGACACGACTCCAACTAATCATTCCAGTgcacctccccctccccccagataTAGGAGGTAGTTTCCAAACCCTTACAGATGCGGAACTCCATCCCAGCTTACGGCAGACGGTGTGATCCACGCACAGTAACCCGTAGAGAACCAATGGACGCTTCTTCACGCGTGGATCCCAATCTTGGACATTCCCTATCGAACGTTTGTGTCGCTACTACGTAGGTTTATGTTTTGTCCTTAATTAATTACAAAGCACAGTCCAAAACTGGTGCTATGATCGTTGAGCTCCCCAATGGTGGGCTCATATCAACTGGT
This genomic window contains:
- the LOC136421586 gene encoding insulin-like peptide isoform X2 encodes the protein MLTANALVTTPTLFPKATGMNLSSVYVLASLAVVCLLVRETQAEYLCGSTLADVLSFVCGNRGYNSQPRRSLGKRAIDFISEQEAKDYMGAMPHIRRRRGLVEECCYNVCDYSQLESYCNPYTTAPATATPVRTAPPEEQAEEEEQQDEDAAPLDGMVGDQAPLGSIENIENLVYHYDRDDITVDAAKKEPKKLKEILGSFEDKKANPVFPFIRQSKNVKPNKFPDSSAHQYPTDLVEEGPTNEIPESPSQKPTLERLGYKDNQTDKKEPAENNNNNNNRARDNRTKSSTVEPHTVPDYISKQYTHKPLITLPRGTPRRIESPGQLSLN
- the LOC136421586 gene encoding insulin-like peptide isoform X1 → MCLVCMLAIHPVTLLCGRQLARYKRFARLFVSEPYKTRRRACPGLYRQLSVGCTAQTSTLPETLTDCRDPLLHTATGMNLSSVYVLASLAVVCLLVRETQAEYLCGSTLADVLSFVCGNRGYNSQPRRSLGKRAIDFISEQEAKDYMGAMPHIRRRRGLVEECCYNVCDYSQLESYCNPYTTAPATATPVRTAPPEEQAEEEEQQDEDAAPLDGMVGDQAPLGSIENIENLVYHYDRDDITVDAAKKEPKKLKEILGSFEDKKANPVFPFIRQSKNVKPNKFPDSSAHQYPTDLVEEGPTNEIPESPSQKPTLERLGYKDNQTDKKEPAENNNNNNNRARDNRTKSSTVEPHTVPDYISKQYTHKPLITLPRGTPRRIESPGQLSLN
- the LOC136421586 gene encoding insulin-like peptide isoform X3, which produces MNLSSVYVLASLAVVCLLVRETQAEYLCGSTLADVLSFVCGNRGYNSQPRRSLGKRAIDFISEQEAKDYMGAMPHIRRRRGLVEECCYNVCDYSQLESYCNPYTTAPATATPVRTAPPEEQAEEEEQQDEDAAPLDGMVGDQAPLGSIENIENLVYHYDRDDITVDAAKKEPKKLKEILGSFEDKKANPVFPFIRQSKNVKPNKFPDSSAHQYPTDLVEEGPTNEIPESPSQKPTLERLGYKDNQTDKKEPAENNNNNNNRARDNRTKSSTVEPHTVPDYISKQYTHKPLITLPRGTPRRIESPGQLSLN